In the genome of Acidobacteriota bacterium, the window TGGCGTCCGCATCAGCGACCTCGAGGCCCTGAGCGATCGTTCCGAGCTTGTCGATAAAATCGTTCACGTTCGATAGCTGGTTGTCAGCCTTTTCGCGGCCTGCGCGGACATCGAGCGGCGGAATGATCTTTACCGGCGTCGAGGCCGTCGGCTTCTTAGCCGTTTTTTTAGTTGTTTTCTTTTGTGCCGCGGCCGAACCCGTTATTAAAAGCACGGCTGCCAAACCAATTACTGCGAATCGAAAATCTCTCATATTCATACCTTTAGTATTAAATTACGCTGAAAAATCTTATTATAACAATAATGCATCAGCGGTGTTTAGAAGTTCGCAGGCTCGGGCGCGTTGGCTATGCTGATGGCCTGGAGCTGCAAAAAGAACTCGAGGCCGAGGTAATTGCCGAGCGAAAAAGCGATTTCCTGCTGCTGCTCGAGCATCCGCACACGTTTACCATCGGCCGCCGGTCGAAGGAAAGCGGCGTGCTGGCAACGGCCGAAAATTTAAAAAAGCTCGGCATCGATGTCTTTGAAACGAATCGCGGCGGCAAGGTCACATATCACGGTATCGGCCAGCTTGTCGGTTACCCGATCATCAGCCTGTCGCCGGACCGCGAGGACGTTCACAAATACGTCCGCGATATCGAGGAAGTCCTGATCAGGACGATGGCGGAGTTTGACATCGAGGCCTTCAGGATCGAAGGCCTGACCGGCGTTCACACGGTCGAGGGCAAGGTCGCGGCGATCGGCGTTCATATCAAACGCTGGGTCACAACGCACGGCTTCGCCCTGAATGTGAACACCGACCTTAGCTATTACAACTGGATCATCGCCTGCGAAGGCGAGCCCGTTGCGTCGATGGACAAGCTCCTCGGCCGCGAGATCGATGTTGCCGAGGTCGAGGATAGCATCGAAGGAAATTTTAGAGAAGTTTTTGGTTACGGATCAAGAACGGCTGAGGCCGTTGAAAGCCTGAATGCTCTTGCGGCTGCCGATCAGTAAGGAGTTTTAGATGAAATACTTTAATTTATTCGCAATTATTACAGTTACAGCAATTTTTTCAGCTTGTGGAGGCGGAGCTTCTAATACCGCGACAAGCGGCAATTCCAACACAGCAAAACCCGGCGAACAGGTCCTCGTCGTCGTCGAACGCCCGCAGCGACTCGCTGACATGAGCAAGGCCCGCGGCGAACAGGATAAAGCCGCTCCGACGCTCAAGATCGTCGAGCCCGCAGCTAATGCGACCGTCGCGAGTTCAACTGTGAAGGTCAAGCTTGCCATCTCGGGCGACCTCAAAGGCTACAAGCCGTCGATGAATGAGGAAACGCATACCGGCAATCACATCCACGTCATCCTCGACAATCAGCCGTACGAAGCCTATTACAATCTCGATCAGGAATTTGAACTTAAGAACGTGGCGGATGGTGATCATACGCTTCGTGTGTTCCCTTCGCGGCCATGGCATGAGTCGTATAAGAACGACGGTGCTTTTCAGATGGTGAAATTCAGCGTCAAAAATGGCGGTGCCGAGACCGAAAAGCCGGCAACGACGAACAGCGGTGAGCAAATGTCGAACGCAAATACCGCTAAACCGACACCCGAAGCAAAAGAGATGAAGGAAAGCACCGCGGGCGATGTCGATCCGAAAAAACCGCTGCTCACCTACAGCCGCCCGAAAGGCGAATACAAGGGAGCCGATGCCGGCGAGATCATGATCGATTTCTGGCTGCTCAATGCGAAACTCGTCGGCGACGGCGGTGAATTTCGCGTTCGCTACACGGTCGATGAAGCGGCCCCGCAGTTCATCGATAAATGGGAACCGATCTGGATATCGCGGTGGAACGCCGGGAAACACACCATCAAGCTCGAACTGACCGACAAGGACGGCAATCTCGTCGACAACGGCGGATACAACACGACGACGCGGGAAATTAACATCACTTACTAGAAACTGGAGAATACTGTTTAAATGCGACGAGAAACAACATCATGGTTTAGCGGAAATTTGGGCATGGACATGCCGCTGGTAGCCTACGGACACGCGGGTTATCCGCTGCTCATGTTCCCGACGGCGGCGGCGGATTATTTAGAATACGAGCGGTTCTACTTGATCGATGCCATCAAGGATTTTATCGAGGCGGGACTGATACGCGCCTATTCGATCAATTCGGTCAACAAATACAGCCTGCTCAACCGCGAATCCCATCCCGGCTGGAAGGTCGAGATGCTGACCCGCTACGACAACTACATCATGCAGGAAGTTCTGCCCCTGATCCGCAACGAATGCGGCCAGGATGCAAAACCGCTCACCACCGGTGCCTCGCTCGGTGCCCTGCTCGCGGCGAACACGTATTTCAAGCATTCCGATAACATCCGCGGCACGATCGCGATGAGCGGCAGCTATGACATCTACAATTACCTCGATCAGGGCTACTATGACGACAACGTCTATTTCAATAACCCCGATATGTACCTGCGCCACCTGAACGACGATTACCATCTGCCACGATTGCGAGCCGCAGATTCGATCGTGATCGTAACCGGCCAGGGTTCGTTCGAGGCACCCGACCGCAGCCGCGAATTCTCAGGCCTTCTCCACTCAAAAGGCATCCCTCACCGCCTCGACGTCTGGGGCCACGACGTCAACCACGACTGGGTCTGGTGGCGCAAAATGCTGCCATATTATTTGGGTGAGTTTTTGAAGTAATTCAGGAATTTTTGTTGGACGCAGAGAGTCGGACCTCACGGCTCTCTGCTCCCCAAAAACACCTTTGACCAATCTCCCAAATACCTCTACCAATCAGCCCAAAAGGGCCAAAATAAGCCCGTTTCACCTCTACCAAAGAAACGTCGCATTTTCGCCCGGCGGCGGGCCTTCAATTCACGAAAACCCAGTATTTATCGAGACTCTACCCTTCATTTTTGTAGGAGTGTGAAACGATTCACACTTTTAATGGGGCAATTTTTGGTAAAGATAGGCGAAAAGTAAAAAAACACAAAAATACCACTTCCGAGAACAAAAAAGGCTGCCTTTTCAGACAGCCTTTTCGTGATCAATTCGTACGATAGATCGACGTGATCCCTACCCATCGCCCTTCTTCCCTTTCGGCTTTGGGCCGACGGGTTTTTCAGGCGTCGGATCGGACCGCGGCGTCGATGTCGGCACGATCGGCCTGACCACCGGCGGTTTGTCCGGCGTCGTATCGACCGGCTTGGTTATCGTCGAGGGCAGATCCGGATCAGCAGTCTTGTCACCCGGGAGCGGATCTGTCGTTGGAAGCTTGGTGCCGGGAGTGAAGACGATACCCGTCTTACGGCCCGCAACGTCTGCCTCCTCCAGTTTCTCGAGCTCCTCGCGTTTTCTCAGTTCCATTTCCCGCTTGACGTCAGCCGGCATCGGCGGCGGGCCGGGGAAAGCCTCGCGCGGCTTGTCCTTCATGAAGGGGATCATGAAGGCGTTAAAATAGGGCACAGCTCCGTGTCCGCCAGTCATACTGTTGCCGAGATTTTCTTTCCGCAGTGGATTTCCCATCCAGACGCCGGTCGTGTAAGTGGGCGTGTAACCGATGAACCAAACGTCCGTGTGATCGTTTACT includes:
- the lipB gene encoding lipoyl(octanoyl) transferase LipB, which codes for MHQRCLEVRRLGRVGYADGLELQKELEAEVIAERKSDFLLLLEHPHTFTIGRRSKESGVLATAENLKKLGIDVFETNRGGKVTYHGIGQLVGYPIISLSPDREDVHKYVRDIEEVLIRTMAEFDIEAFRIEGLTGVHTVEGKVAAIGVHIKRWVTTHGFALNVNTDLSYYNWIIACEGEPVASMDKLLGREIDVAEVEDSIEGNFREVFGYGSRTAEAVESLNALAAADQ
- a CDS encoding esterase; the encoded protein is MPLVAYGHAGYPLLMFPTAAADYLEYERFYLIDAIKDFIEAGLIRAYSINSVNKYSLLNRESHPGWKVEMLTRYDNYIMQEVLPLIRNECGQDAKPLTTGASLGALLAANTYFKHSDNIRGTIAMSGSYDIYNYLDQGYYDDNVYFNNPDMYLRHLNDDYHLPRLRAADSIVIVTGQGSFEAPDRSREFSGLLHSKGIPHRLDVWGHDVNHDWVWWRKMLPYYLGEFLK